A genomic window from Promicromonospora sukumoe includes:
- a CDS encoding homoserine dehydrogenase, whose protein sequence is MPVPEPARGLRVALLGCGVVGTEVARMLLEQGTDLAARAGAPLELAGIAVRDASRPRDAAIPPALLTEDAESLVDGADIVVEVMGGTEPARALLLRAIEGGAAVVTANKALLAADGPTLYKAADSAGVDIYYEAAVAGAIPIVRPVRESLAGDHVRRVLGIVNGTTNYVLDQMATTGLDLDEAVKQAQDLGYAEADPTADVEGYDAAAKAAILASLAFHTRVSADDVAREGITGVTSADVAWAARTGHAVKLLAIAEQTGEGVSVRVHPALVPLEHPLAGVKGAFNAIFVEADAAGPLMFYGQGAGGRPTASAVLGDVVSAARHRVLGGKGPQESIYAARPLLPADAAVTRYQVRLLVADLPGVLAQVAGVVGDHGVSIDTVRQTGPSEGTAELLLTTHAAREASLAATIAAVRTLEPVREITSVLRVEG, encoded by the coding sequence GTGCCTGTCCCCGAGCCCGCCCGCGGGCTGCGTGTCGCACTGCTGGGCTGTGGCGTCGTGGGCACCGAGGTGGCCCGGATGCTGCTGGAGCAGGGCACCGATCTCGCCGCCCGCGCGGGCGCCCCGCTGGAGCTCGCCGGCATCGCGGTGCGCGACGCGAGCCGCCCCCGCGACGCCGCCATCCCGCCCGCCCTCCTGACCGAGGACGCCGAGTCGCTCGTCGACGGCGCGGACATCGTCGTCGAGGTGATGGGCGGCACCGAGCCGGCGCGCGCCCTGCTGCTGCGGGCGATCGAGGGCGGCGCCGCCGTCGTCACCGCCAACAAGGCGCTGCTCGCGGCCGACGGCCCCACGCTCTACAAGGCGGCCGACTCCGCGGGCGTCGACATCTACTACGAGGCCGCCGTCGCGGGCGCCATCCCCATCGTGCGGCCGGTCCGGGAGTCCCTGGCGGGCGACCACGTGCGCCGCGTCCTGGGCATCGTCAACGGCACCACCAACTACGTGCTGGACCAGATGGCCACCACGGGGCTCGACCTCGACGAGGCCGTCAAGCAGGCGCAGGACCTCGGCTACGCCGAGGCCGACCCCACGGCCGACGTCGAGGGCTACGACGCCGCGGCCAAGGCCGCGATCCTGGCCAGCCTTGCCTTCCACACCCGCGTCTCCGCGGACGACGTCGCCCGCGAGGGCATCACGGGCGTCACGTCCGCCGACGTCGCCTGGGCCGCCCGCACCGGCCACGCCGTGAAGCTCCTGGCCATCGCCGAGCAGACCGGCGAGGGCGTGTCGGTGCGCGTGCACCCGGCCCTCGTGCCGCTGGAGCACCCGCTGGCGGGCGTGAAGGGCGCGTTCAACGCGATCTTCGTCGAGGCCGACGCCGCGGGCCCGCTCATGTTCTACGGCCAGGGCGCCGGCGGCCGGCCGACGGCGTCCGCGGTGCTCGGCGACGTCGTCTCGGCGGCGCGCCACCGCGTGCTCGGCGGCAAGGGCCCGCAGGAGTCCATCTACGCGGCCCGTCCGCTGCTCCCGGCGGACGCCGCCGTGACGCGCTACCAGGTACGCCTGCTGGTCGCCGACCTGCCGGGCGTGCTCGCCCAGGTCGCGGGGGTCGTGGGCGACCACGGCGTCTCCATCGACACCGTGCGCCAGACCGGGCCCTCCGAGGGCACCGCCGAGCTGCTGCTGACCACCCACGCCGCCCGTGAGGCGTCGCTGGCCGCGACCATCGCGGCCGTGCGCACGCTCGAACCGGTCCGTGAGATCACGTCCGTCCTGAGAGTCGAAGGCTGA
- a CDS encoding SEC-C metal-binding domain-containing protein — protein sequence MQSSDGARRRASLHGEATAATSDGRTFPGTPRNAQCPCGSGKKYKVCHGVNEA from the coding sequence ATGCAGTCGTCGGACGGCGCGCGCCGCCGGGCGTCCCTGCACGGCGAGGCCACGGCCGCCACGAGCGACGGCCGCACGTTCCCGGGCACGCCGCGCAACGCGCAGTGCCCGTGCGGCTCGGGCAAGAAGTACAAGGTCTGCCACGGGGTCAACGAGGCCTGA
- a CDS encoding Na+/H+ antiporter subunit A — MLLVLLAHGILALLAPALVDRLGRRAFWVLALGPAGAAAYALSQTSAVYAGETPTERLEWIPALGLAVDLRLDSLSWLMLLIVGAVGTLVLLYCSSYFAKDARGLGRFGGFLVAFAGSMAGLVTADDMLLLFVFWELTTVFSYLLIGHYADRTSSRRAAMQALVVTTAGGLAMLVGVVILGVAADTWSVSAVIADPPTGPAVTVAVVCLLAGAATKSALVPTHFWLPAAMAAPTPVSAYLHAAAMVKAGIYLVARFAPAFSDLTAWRTVVLVLGGTTLLLGGYRALKQHDLKLVLAFGTVSQLGLLTLLLGYGTRATALAGLALLGAHAMFKASLFLVVGVVDAATGTRDLRKLAGVGRRLPVTALAATLATASMIGLPPFAGYVAKEAALVAWEHDGDVLGRVMTVVVAVGSALTVAYGLRFLWGAFKPRLPASAGLPEREVATAHGAAPGTTPTTTPPAAAPEVAPGTIHPQPFWMVAPPLVLAVLGLVVALVPQVGQELLAPYANTYPAGDPGHLALWEGFTPALAITVAVFLAGGLAFWQRARIERLQESLWSPDGADVLYRRFMRKLDRLASDVTAGTQRGSLPFYLGVILVTLAVGPGLALAFGLVGNPGGLPVAADAVGRDGVLHLGPFALVPWDRPAQLVIVAVVVLAAILTARARRRLKAVILAGVAGYGNAALFLLHGAPDLALTQVLCETLTLVVMVLVLRRLPPYFSDRPLAASRWVRLAIGVMTGLVVMAFVAAAPLIRVHVPVSVDFPVEAETFGGGHNIVNVTLVDIRAWDTVGEISVLLVAATGVASLVFLRQRSGDVLRLDRAANPQAVQPGDSAAAQPARQGRWLLAGPTLDPGQRSMLFEVLTRVIFYPMILFALFLLFSGHNAPGGGFAAGLVAGLALTVRYLAGGRFELGEAAPVHPGLVLGTGLFLSAGVGLVALLAGQEALESTILDLHVPLIGDVHLVTSLFFDVGVFLVVIGLVIDILRTFGAELDRQAEPFAWSIGQRRRVEVRQGGDGA; from the coding sequence GTGCTTCTGGTACTCCTCGCTCACGGGATCCTTGCTCTTCTCGCGCCTGCCCTCGTCGACCGCCTCGGACGACGCGCCTTCTGGGTGCTCGCCCTCGGCCCGGCAGGGGCCGCTGCGTATGCCCTGTCCCAGACGTCGGCCGTGTACGCCGGCGAGACACCCACGGAACGCCTGGAGTGGATCCCCGCGCTGGGCCTCGCCGTCGACCTGAGGCTCGACTCGCTGTCGTGGCTCATGCTGCTGATCGTCGGCGCGGTCGGCACCCTCGTGCTGCTGTACTGCAGCTCCTACTTCGCCAAGGACGCGCGCGGCCTGGGCCGGTTCGGCGGGTTCCTCGTCGCGTTCGCGGGCTCGATGGCCGGCCTCGTCACCGCCGACGACATGCTCCTGCTGTTCGTGTTCTGGGAGCTCACCACGGTGTTCTCCTACCTGCTGATCGGCCACTACGCGGACCGCACGTCGTCGCGGCGGGCCGCCATGCAGGCGCTGGTCGTGACCACCGCGGGCGGGCTCGCGATGCTGGTCGGCGTCGTCATCCTCGGGGTCGCCGCCGACACCTGGAGCGTGTCGGCCGTCATCGCCGACCCGCCGACCGGGCCGGCCGTGACCGTCGCCGTCGTCTGCCTGCTGGCCGGGGCGGCCACCAAGTCCGCCCTTGTGCCCACGCACTTCTGGCTGCCCGCCGCGATGGCCGCGCCCACGCCCGTGTCCGCCTACCTGCACGCCGCCGCCATGGTGAAGGCGGGCATCTACCTGGTGGCGCGGTTCGCCCCCGCGTTCTCGGACCTCACGGCCTGGCGCACGGTCGTGCTCGTGCTCGGCGGCACCACGCTGCTGCTGGGCGGGTACCGCGCGCTCAAGCAGCACGACCTCAAGCTGGTCCTCGCATTCGGCACGGTCTCCCAGCTCGGGCTGCTCACGCTGCTGCTGGGCTACGGCACGCGGGCCACCGCGCTGGCGGGCCTGGCGCTGCTCGGCGCGCACGCCATGTTCAAGGCGTCGCTGTTCCTCGTGGTCGGCGTGGTCGACGCCGCGACCGGCACCCGTGACCTGCGCAAGCTCGCCGGCGTCGGACGACGGCTGCCGGTCACCGCCCTGGCCGCCACCCTCGCGACGGCCTCGATGATCGGGCTGCCACCGTTCGCCGGATACGTCGCCAAGGAGGCCGCCCTGGTGGCCTGGGAGCACGACGGCGACGTGCTCGGCCGGGTCATGACGGTCGTGGTCGCGGTGGGCTCGGCGCTCACCGTCGCGTACGGGCTGCGCTTCCTCTGGGGCGCGTTCAAGCCGCGCCTGCCCGCCTCGGCGGGGCTCCCGGAACGAGAGGTCGCGACGGCGCACGGCGCGGCCCCCGGCACGACGCCGACGACGACGCCGCCCGCCGCCGCGCCCGAGGTCGCACCCGGCACCATCCACCCGCAGCCGTTCTGGATGGTCGCGCCGCCGCTGGTCCTGGCGGTGCTCGGCCTCGTCGTGGCCCTCGTGCCCCAGGTCGGCCAGGAGCTGCTCGCCCCGTACGCCAACACCTACCCCGCCGGCGACCCGGGTCACCTCGCGCTCTGGGAGGGCTTCACGCCCGCCCTCGCGATCACCGTCGCCGTGTTCCTGGCCGGTGGCCTCGCCTTCTGGCAGCGGGCCCGGATCGAGCGGCTGCAGGAGTCCCTGTGGTCGCCTGACGGCGCCGACGTGCTCTACCGCCGCTTCATGCGCAAGCTGGACCGCCTGGCCAGCGACGTCACGGCCGGCACGCAGCGCGGTTCCCTGCCCTTCTACCTGGGCGTGATCCTCGTGACGCTCGCCGTCGGCCCCGGGCTCGCGCTCGCCTTCGGCCTGGTCGGCAACCCGGGCGGCCTGCCCGTCGCGGCCGACGCCGTGGGGCGCGACGGCGTGCTCCACCTCGGCCCGTTCGCCCTGGTGCCGTGGGACCGGCCCGCCCAGCTCGTTATCGTCGCCGTGGTCGTGCTGGCCGCGATCCTGACGGCGCGGGCCCGCCGCAGGCTCAAGGCCGTGATCCTGGCGGGCGTGGCCGGCTACGGCAACGCGGCCCTGTTCCTGCTGCACGGCGCGCCGGACCTAGCCCTGACCCAGGTGCTCTGCGAGACGCTGACCCTGGTGGTCATGGTCCTGGTGCTGCGCCGCCTGCCCCCGTACTTCTCCGACCGGCCGCTGGCGGCGAGCCGCTGGGTGCGGCTCGCGATCGGCGTGATGACGGGCCTGGTCGTGATGGCGTTCGTCGCCGCCGCGCCGCTGATCCGCGTGCACGTCCCGGTCTCGGTCGACTTCCCCGTGGAGGCCGAGACGTTCGGCGGCGGGCACAACATCGTCAACGTGACGCTCGTCGACATCCGCGCCTGGGACACCGTGGGCGAGATCTCGGTGCTCCTGGTGGCCGCGACCGGCGTCGCGTCGCTCGTCTTCCTGCGCCAGCGCAGCGGCGACGTCCTGCGCCTCGACCGCGCGGCCAACCCGCAGGCCGTCCAGCCCGGCGACAGCGCGGCCGCCCAGCCCGCCCGCCAGGGCAGGTGGCTGCTCGCCGGGCCCACGCTCGACCCCGGGCAGCGCTCGATGCTGTTCGAGGTGCTGACCCGCGTCATCTTCTACCCCATGATCCTGTTCGCGTTGTTCCTGCTGTTCAGCGGGCACAACGCGCCGGGCGGCGGGTTCGCGGCGGGCCTCGTGGCCGGCCTCGCCCTCACCGTCCGCTACCTGGCCGGCGGCCGGTTCGAGCTGGGCGAGGCGGCGCCGGTGCACCCCGGCCTCGTGCTCGGCACCGGGCTGTTCCTGTCGGCGGGCGTGGGTCTCGTGGCGCTGCTCGCCGGGCAGGAGGCGCTCGAGAGCACCATCCTCGACCTGCACGTGCCGCTGATCGGCGACGTCCACCTCGTCACCAGCCTGTTCTTCGACGTCGGAGTGTTCCTCGTGGTCATCGGCCTGGTCATCGACATCCTGCGCACCTTCGGCGCCGAGCTCGACCGGCAGGCGGAACCCTTCGCCTGGTCGATCGGCCAACGCCGGCGCGTCGAGGTCCGCCAGGGAGGTGACGGCGCATGA
- a CDS encoding Na(+)/H(+) antiporter subunit C gives MIVLDTVPSGALLLTVGVLFASGVYLLLERSLTRVLLGFVLMGNGANLAILVAGGRAGAPPITGAETAEPMSDPLAQAMVLTSIVITLALVAFVLAMAYRSWQLHGHDEVQDDLEDTRIARLADADAPSYADSDAEESGSTLDEEAVAVRDEVALPDPATPPGPGARGGDGA, from the coding sequence ATGATCGTGCTCGACACCGTGCCCTCCGGGGCGCTGCTCCTGACCGTCGGCGTGCTGTTCGCCTCAGGCGTGTACCTGCTGCTGGAACGCTCGCTGACCCGGGTGCTGCTCGGCTTCGTGCTGATGGGCAACGGGGCCAACCTCGCGATCCTGGTGGCCGGCGGCCGGGCGGGAGCGCCGCCCATCACCGGCGCGGAGACCGCGGAGCCCATGAGCGACCCGCTGGCCCAGGCCATGGTCCTGACGTCCATCGTCATCACGCTCGCCCTGGTCGCGTTCGTGCTGGCCATGGCCTACCGCTCGTGGCAGCTGCACGGGCACGACGAGGTGCAGGACGACCTGGAGGACACCCGTATCGCGCGGCTCGCCGACGCGGACGCGCCGTCGTACGCCGACAGCGACGCCGAGGAGTCCGGCTCAACGCTGGACGAGGAGGCCGTGGCCGTGCGGGACGAGGTCGCTCTCCCGGACCCCGCCACACCGCCCGGCCCCGGGGCACGCGGGGGTGACGGCGCATGA
- a CDS encoding Na+/H+ antiporter subunit D: MNLWTVETLVPLPVLVPLFAAGLALALHKFDRAQRIISVVALSVVVAAAAGLVVAAKDGPVVVDVGGWAAPVGVNLVADPLSALMLLVSGVVLLCVLLYSMAQGIADGNDRTAPATKDTKILREALEAQDPDADEDTRRDVLPVAIFHPTFLILAAGVADAFLAGDLFNLYVGFEILLAASYVLLTLGGTVERIRAGSVYVVVALLSSIVFLVAVGLVYAATGTVNMAQLAERLPDVDPGVRLGIQALLLLAFGIKAAIFPLSAWLPDSYPTAPAPVTAVFAGLLTKVGVYAILRTQTLLFPRNEALETVLLVLALATMIVGILGAVAQDDVKRLLSFTLVSHIGYMIFGVALATQASTAAAIFYVVHHITVQTALFLVVGLIERRTGTTSLDRLGGLATLAPGLAILFFVPAMNLAGIPPLSGFLGKVGLLEAGVVDGSALAWVLVVGSVVTSLLTLYAVVRAWNKAFWQPCPEKLPEPTPLPWGMVGPTAALVAISVGLTVVAGPLYDYADRAAESVMDGHTYIEAVFPDGAPRGTGESNKVTDDDTVEVGP; this comes from the coding sequence ATGAACCTGTGGACCGTCGAGACCCTCGTCCCCCTGCCCGTGCTGGTCCCGCTGTTCGCCGCGGGCCTCGCCCTGGCGCTGCACAAGTTCGACCGCGCGCAGCGCATCATCTCCGTCGTCGCCCTGTCGGTCGTGGTGGCCGCCGCGGCGGGACTCGTGGTCGCCGCCAAGGACGGGCCCGTCGTGGTCGACGTCGGCGGGTGGGCCGCGCCCGTCGGGGTCAACCTCGTGGCCGACCCCCTCTCGGCGCTGATGCTGCTGGTCAGCGGCGTCGTCCTGCTCTGCGTGCTGCTCTACTCGATGGCGCAGGGCATCGCCGACGGCAACGACCGGACGGCGCCCGCCACGAAGGACACCAAGATCCTGCGCGAGGCCCTGGAGGCGCAGGACCCCGACGCCGACGAGGACACGCGCCGCGACGTGCTGCCCGTGGCGATCTTCCACCCGACGTTCCTCATCCTGGCCGCGGGCGTGGCCGACGCCTTCCTCGCCGGCGACCTGTTCAACCTGTACGTCGGCTTCGAGATCCTGCTCGCCGCCTCGTACGTGCTGCTCACCCTCGGCGGCACCGTCGAGCGCATCCGGGCGGGCAGCGTCTACGTGGTCGTCGCGCTGCTCAGCTCGATCGTGTTCCTCGTCGCCGTCGGCCTGGTCTACGCCGCCACCGGCACGGTGAACATGGCGCAGCTCGCCGAGCGCCTGCCCGACGTCGACCCCGGCGTCCGGCTCGGCATCCAGGCGCTGCTGCTGCTCGCGTTCGGCATCAAGGCCGCCATCTTCCCGCTGTCCGCGTGGCTGCCGGACTCCTACCCGACGGCGCCCGCACCGGTCACCGCCGTGTTCGCGGGCCTGCTCACCAAGGTCGGCGTGTACGCGATCCTGCGCACCCAGACGCTGCTCTTCCCGCGGAACGAGGCGCTGGAGACTGTGCTGCTCGTGCTGGCGCTCGCCACGATGATCGTCGGCATCCTGGGCGCGGTCGCGCAGGACGACGTGAAACGTCTGCTGTCGTTCACCCTGGTCAGCCACATCGGCTACATGATCTTCGGCGTCGCGCTCGCCACCCAGGCGAGCACCGCGGCGGCCATCTTCTACGTGGTGCACCACATCACCGTGCAGACGGCGCTGTTCCTGGTGGTGGGGCTCATCGAACGCCGCACCGGGACCACGTCGCTGGACCGGCTGGGCGGCCTCGCCACCCTGGCCCCCGGGCTGGCCATCCTGTTCTTCGTCCCGGCGATGAACCTGGCGGGTATCCCGCCGTTGTCCGGGTTCCTGGGCAAGGTGGGCCTGCTGGAGGCCGGTGTCGTGGACGGCTCCGCGCTGGCCTGGGTGCTCGTCGTCGGCTCGGTGGTCACCTCGCTGCTGACGCTCTACGCGGTGGTCCGGGCCTGGAACAAGGCGTTCTGGCAGCCGTGCCCCGAGAAGCTGCCCGAGCCGACGCCCCTGCCCTGGGGCATGGTCGGCCCGACGGCGGCGCTCGTCGCGATCAGCGTCGGGCTGACCGTGGTCGCCGGCCCGCTCTACGACTACGCCGACCGGGCGGCCGAGTCCGTGATGGACGGGCACACCTACATCGAGGCCGTGTTCCCCGACGGCGCGCCGCGGGGTACCGGCGAGTCGAACAAGGTCACCGACGACGACACCGTGGAGGTCGGGCCGTGA
- a CDS encoding Na+/H+ antiporter subunit E — translation MRQTDQAGKPRRRRLRRLVTLWPTMVVGALLWVLLWGDLSFGNVLSGAVLGALVALAFPLPPIGTGATVRPGPLLHLLGRFVGDLVLASFQVAWTAVVPRRQARGGSTPHGALVSVRLRSDSDLFIATTAGLSSLVPGTLVIDLDRPSRTLRLHVLDIAASGGPEGVRDATQDLEARVLRAFAPGAELTRVGLAPYASKTSAPHESAPQKEERR, via the coding sequence GTGAGACAGACCGACCAGGCCGGGAAGCCGCGCCGCCGCCGGCTGCGCCGGCTCGTGACGCTGTGGCCCACGATGGTGGTGGGCGCGCTGCTCTGGGTGCTCCTGTGGGGCGACCTGTCGTTCGGGAACGTGCTGTCCGGGGCGGTGCTCGGCGCGCTCGTGGCGCTGGCCTTCCCGCTGCCGCCCATCGGCACCGGCGCGACCGTGCGGCCCGGGCCGCTGCTGCACCTGCTCGGCCGGTTCGTGGGCGACCTGGTGCTCGCGTCGTTCCAGGTGGCCTGGACGGCGGTGGTCCCGAGGCGGCAGGCCCGCGGGGGCTCGACGCCGCACGGCGCGCTGGTCTCGGTACGGCTGCGCTCCGACTCCGACCTGTTCATCGCCACGACCGCCGGCCTGTCCTCCCTGGTCCCGGGCACGCTCGTGATCGACCTGGACCGGCCGTCCCGGACGCTGCGGCTGCACGTGCTCGACATCGCGGCGTCCGGCGGGCCCGAGGGCGTCCGCGACGCCACGCAAGACCTGGAGGCGCGGGTGCTGCGCGCCTTCGCGCCCGGCGCCGAGCTCACCCGGGTGGGGCTGGCCCCGTACGCGTCGAAGACCTCCGCACCGCACGAGTCCGCACCGCAGAAGGAGGAACGCCGATGA
- a CDS encoding monovalent cation/H+ antiporter complex subunit F, producing MMVAVGVVATALLAVGALLAVVRIERGPTMLDRTVAFDVLTTVLVGAIAVEAAISRRTESVPILVVLSLVGFIGSVTIARFAAVEPDKNGSATQRSGPRPTSVGPGPNGSGVAGSESEPAPGTGTANATGGKES from the coding sequence ATGATGGTCGCCGTCGGGGTGGTCGCGACCGCCCTTCTCGCCGTGGGCGCGCTGCTCGCGGTGGTCCGGATCGAACGAGGGCCCACCATGCTGGACCGGACGGTGGCGTTCGACGTGCTCACCACCGTCCTCGTGGGCGCCATCGCGGTCGAGGCCGCCATCTCGCGCCGCACCGAGTCCGTGCCCATCCTCGTGGTGCTCTCGCTGGTCGGGTTCATCGGGTCGGTGACGATCGCGCGCTTTGCCGCCGTCGAGCCGGACAAGAACGGCAGCGCGACCCAGCGGTCCGGGCCGCGGCCGACCTCGGTCGGCCCAGGGCCCAACGGCTCCGGGGTGGCCGGCTCGGAGTCCGAGCCGGCGCCGGGCACCGGTACCGCGAACGCCACCGGAGGGAAGGAGTCATGA
- the mnhG gene encoding monovalent cation/H(+) antiporter subunit G, with protein sequence MTAVTDIAAAVCLLLGAFFSFSAGVGVVRFDNLLSRMHVVAKPQVLGLLLLLAGVALRLQDRGSATMLLLVAIFQLMTSPVAAYMVGRAGLRTRCVDPALMNTEEDAFPAGKGGR encoded by the coding sequence ATGACCGCCGTGACCGACATCGCCGCCGCCGTCTGCCTGCTGCTCGGCGCCTTCTTCTCGTTCTCCGCCGGCGTGGGCGTGGTGCGCTTCGACAACCTGCTCTCCCGGATGCACGTCGTGGCCAAGCCGCAGGTCCTGGGCCTGCTGCTCCTGCTGGCCGGCGTCGCGCTGCGGCTCCAGGACCGGGGCTCGGCGACCATGCTCCTGCTGGTCGCGATCTTCCAGCTCATGACGTCCCCGGTCGCCGCGTACATGGTGGGCCGGGCCGGGCTGCGCACGCGCTGCGTGGACCCGGCGCTCATGAACACCGAGGAGGACGCCTTCCCCGCCGGGAAGGGCGGCCGCTGA
- a CDS encoding cation:proton antiporter family protein: protein MATAAIFLVATVAAGLGAVLLRLPPLVGFLVAGFALHAAGVQEPAYLETVADLGVTLLLFGIGLKLDVKTLLRRDVWFTTVAHLLVSVAIAVGFLGLLGVVGFSMLKGEGLGVLALLGLALSFSSTVFVVKVLDGRSDQSALYGRIAIGVLVMQDIIAVVFLSVSSDHPPSPWAFALVLLFPAAWLLRKVWSKVGHGELQALFGVAVALGPGYALFDAVGLKGDLGALVMGMLLAGHPAATELSRNLFTVKELLLVGFFVSIGFSGELTWQAAAVGLLLLLMLPLQAVVTAVLLRLMRLRKRTAILSGLVLANYSEFGLIVVAVGSQTGLLHDEWLVVLAVAVAASFVLSSAINTRGNEFAMSLARRFPSKPNEWLHREERLIDVSGAEALVLGMGRVGRGAVRQLRDDYGMDVVGVEHDPTRVITLRAEGFTVVQADATDIEFWGRVRSAGAVRLAILAMPFHAANLIALSQLRASGFEGTVAAVARYDDDAAELERHGADAVFHLYGTAGLALADEAAEAALGYDAAERLRDAQAERRSAASSDGEPGVSEPSDSEPDVTEPDASGSPTSGEPVTRG from the coding sequence ATGGCGACCGCTGCGATCTTCCTGGTAGCCACGGTCGCGGCCGGGCTCGGGGCGGTGCTGCTCCGGCTGCCGCCGCTGGTCGGCTTCCTGGTGGCCGGGTTCGCGCTGCACGCGGCGGGCGTCCAGGAGCCGGCCTACCTGGAGACCGTCGCCGACCTCGGCGTGACCCTCCTGCTGTTCGGCATCGGCCTCAAGCTCGACGTCAAGACGCTGCTGCGCCGGGACGTCTGGTTCACCACCGTCGCGCACCTGCTGGTGAGCGTCGCCATCGCAGTCGGGTTCCTCGGCCTGCTCGGCGTCGTCGGGTTCTCGATGCTCAAGGGCGAGGGACTGGGCGTGCTCGCCCTGCTCGGGCTCGCCCTCTCGTTCTCCTCCACGGTGTTCGTGGTCAAGGTGCTCGACGGCCGCTCCGACCAGTCGGCCCTCTACGGCCGCATCGCCATCGGCGTGCTGGTCATGCAGGACATCATCGCCGTCGTCTTCCTGTCCGTCTCCTCCGACCACCCGCCGAGCCCGTGGGCCTTCGCCCTCGTGCTGCTGTTCCCGGCCGCCTGGCTGCTGCGCAAGGTCTGGTCGAAGGTGGGCCACGGCGAGCTGCAGGCGCTGTTCGGCGTGGCCGTCGCGCTCGGCCCCGGCTACGCGCTGTTCGACGCCGTCGGGCTCAAGGGCGACCTCGGCGCGCTCGTCATGGGCATGCTGCTGGCCGGGCACCCCGCCGCCACCGAGCTGTCCCGCAACCTGTTCACCGTCAAGGAGCTGCTGCTCGTCGGCTTCTTCGTCTCGATCGGGTTCTCCGGCGAGCTCACGTGGCAGGCCGCCGCGGTCGGGCTGCTCCTGCTCCTCATGCTCCCGCTGCAGGCCGTTGTCACGGCCGTGCTGCTGCGCCTCATGCGGCTGCGCAAACGCACGGCCATCCTGTCCGGGCTGGTGCTGGCCAACTACTCCGAGTTCGGCCTCATCGTGGTCGCCGTCGGCTCCCAGACCGGCCTGCTGCACGACGAGTGGCTCGTGGTGCTGGCCGTCGCCGTCGCCGCCAGCTTCGTGCTGTCCTCCGCGATCAACACCCGCGGCAACGAGTTCGCGATGTCGCTCGCCAGGCGCTTCCCGTCCAAGCCCAACGAGTGGCTGCACCGGGAGGAACGGCTCATCGACGTGTCCGGGGCCGAGGCGCTCGTGCTCGGCATGGGCCGGGTCGGCCGCGGTGCCGTCCGCCAGCTCCGCGACGACTACGGCATGGACGTCGTGGGCGTCGAGCACGACCCGACCCGGGTCATCACCCTGCGCGCCGAGGGCTTCACCGTGGTGCAGGCCGACGCGACGGACATCGAGTTCTGGGGCCGGGTGCGCAGCGCCGGCGCCGTCCGCCTCGCGATCCTCGCCATGCCGTTCCACGCCGCCAACCTCATCGCGCTGTCCCAGCTCCGCGCGAGCGGCTTCGAGGGCACCGTCGCCGCCGTCGCGCGATACGACGACGACGCGGCCGAGCTCGAGCGGCACGGCGCCGACGCCGTGTTCCACCTGTACGGCACGGCCGGCCTGGCCCTCGCCGACGAGGCGGCCGAGGCGGCGCTCGGGTACGACGCCGCCGAGCGGCTGCGCGACGCTCAGGCCGAGCGGCGGTCCGCGGCGTCGTCCGACGGCGAGCCGGGTGTCAGCGAGCCGAGTGACAGCGAGCCGGACGTGACCGAGCCGGACGCGAGCGGGTCGCCGACGAGCGGCGAGCCCGTCACGCGCGGCTGA